One genomic region from Salvia hispanica cultivar TCC Black 2014 chromosome 2, UniMelb_Shisp_WGS_1.0, whole genome shotgun sequence encodes:
- the LOC125203311 gene encoding nicotinamide adenine dinucleotide transporter 1, chloroplastic-like, with the protein MAAQSHGVSPRGLLCNAGAGAAAGAIAATFVCPLDVIKTRLQVHGLPRLANSNIRGSVIIQSLEQIFQKEGLRGMYRGLSPTMLAMFPNWAVYFTIYEQLKSLLGSDDVNQQLSVGASMAAASGAGAATAITTNPLWVVKTRFQTQGMRTGVVPYRGTLSALKRIAREEGIRGLYSGLVPALAGISHVAIQFPTYEKIKSYLAKQGNTTTDKLSASDVALASSVSKIFASTLTYPHEVVRSRLQEQGYHSEKQYSGVVDCIKKVFKHDGIPGFYRGCAINLLRTTPAAVITFTSFEMIHRFLVTLFPPDQHPQPLR; encoded by the exons ATGGCTGCTCAGAGTCACGGCGTTAGTCCTAGGGGCCTTCTCTGCAATGCTGGCGCCGGCGCTGCGGCTG GTGCGATTGCAGCTACTTTTGTATGCCCTTTAGATGTTATCAAGACTAGGTTACAGGTCCATGGGCTTCCCCGGCTTGCAAATTCTAATATCAGAG GTAGTGTTATAATTCAAAGTTTAGAACAGATATTTCAGAAGGAGGGATTACGTGGTATGTACCGAGGACTCTCCCCTACGATGCTTGCCATGTTTCCAAATTGGGCA GTGTATTTCACTATTTATGAACAATTAAAGAGTTTACTTGGTTCCGATG ATGTAAATCAGCAGCTCTCTGTTGGTGCAAGTATGGCGGCTGCTTCTGGTGCTGGAGCTGCAACAGCAATCACGACAAATCCTCTTTGGGTTGTCAAAACAAGGTTTCAG ACACAAGGGATGAGAACAGGTGTGGTGCCATATAGGGGTACATTATCTGCCTTAAAAAGAATTGCACGTGAAGAGGGCATTCGTGGATTGTATAG TGGACTAGTGCCAGCTTTGGCTGGTATTAGTCATGTTGCTATTCAGTTTCCAACATATGAAAAGATAAAGAGTTATCTAGCTAAACAAG GTAACACAACGACTGATAAACTCAGTGCAAGTGATGTTGCTTTAGCTTCGTctgtttcaaaaatatttgcTTCGACCTTGACATATCCTCATGAG GTTGTCCGTTCAAGACTTCAAGAACAAGGTTACCACTCCGAGAAGCAATATTCTGGCGTTGTCGACTGCATCAAGAAGGTTTTCAAGCATGATGGCATCCCTGGTTTCTACCGGGGTTGTGCCATCAACCTGCTGAGGACGACCCCAGCTGCTGTAATCACATTTACCAGTTTTGAGATGATTCACCGATTTCTCGTTACATTGTTTCCTCCTGATCAACACCCTCAACCATTGAGATGA
- the LOC125205957 gene encoding protein DEHYDRATION-INDUCED 19 homolog 4-like isoform X1: MADRFDKYMDFEKSSFSRNTIDDYEEEDEEMGGDYGEYELNNFESDEKSEELACPFCSEDFDVLGLCCHIDADHRIEICPYCMIKVRMNMASHVITQHEDVLKISLQGILVLYTTLLCCDLNSTNALCIKKYWNTRSRSALFQFRKELQKKHLQSIKESSCVGSSSNAETDSKLLSFANSPRRASKHQTTKDASSTKSRVTLLDISKDVTIDRIQPIPSKDWHKERASRCNFLQGLVLSTILDDL, translated from the exons atgGCGGATCGGTTTGACAAGTATATGGATTTTGAGAAGTCTTCTTTTTCCCGAAACACTATCG ATGATTACgaggaggaggatgaggaGATGGGAGGGGATTACGGGGAGTATGAACTGAACAATTTTGAGAGCGACGAGAAATCGGAAGAGTTGGCGTGCCCGTTTTGCTCTGAGGATTTTGATGTTCTTGGATTGTGCTGCCACATTGATGCCGATCACCGGATAGAG ATATGTCCTTATTGTATGATAAAAGTGAGGATGAACATGGCTTCACATGTAATCACACAGCACGAAGATGTATTGAAGATATCCCTTCAAGGCATTTTAG TATTATATACTACATTGTTGTGTTGTGACCTTAACTCGACAAACGCACTGTGCATCAAGAAGTATTGGAATACTCGGTCTCGTTCAGCATTATTTCAGTTCAGAAAAGAGTTGCAGAAGAAACATTTGCAGTCTATAAAGGAGTCTTCCTGTGTAGGATCTTCCTCTAATGCAGAAACTGATTCCAAGCTACTTTCATTCGCCAATAGTCCACGCCGTGCTAGCAAACATCAAACCACAAAAGATGCTTCTTCAACTAAATCCAGAGTAACATTGTTGGACATTTCAAAAGATGTTACCATAGACAG AATACAACCAATCCCATCGAAAGACTGGCATAAAGAGAGGGCCAGCCGGTGCAATTTTCTACAGGGACTAGTATTATCGACCATTTTGGACGATTTATGA
- the LOC125205957 gene encoding protein DEHYDRATION-INDUCED 19 homolog 4-like isoform X2: MADRFDKYMDFEKSSFSRNTIDDYEEEDEEMGGDYGEYELNNFESDEKSEELACPFCSEDFDVLGLCCHIDADHRIEICPYCMIKVRMNMASHVITQHEDVLKALCIKKYWNTRSRSALFQFRKELQKKHLQSIKESSCVGSSSNAETDSKLLSFANSPRRASKHQTTKDASSTKSRVTLLDISKDVTIDRIQPIPSKDWHKERASRCNFLQGLVLSTILDDL, encoded by the exons atgGCGGATCGGTTTGACAAGTATATGGATTTTGAGAAGTCTTCTTTTTCCCGAAACACTATCG ATGATTACgaggaggaggatgaggaGATGGGAGGGGATTACGGGGAGTATGAACTGAACAATTTTGAGAGCGACGAGAAATCGGAAGAGTTGGCGTGCCCGTTTTGCTCTGAGGATTTTGATGTTCTTGGATTGTGCTGCCACATTGATGCCGATCACCGGATAGAG ATATGTCCTTATTGTATGATAAAAGTGAGGATGAACATGGCTTCACATGTAATCACACAGCACGAAGATGTATTGAAG GCACTGTGCATCAAGAAGTATTGGAATACTCGGTCTCGTTCAGCATTATTTCAGTTCAGAAAAGAGTTGCAGAAGAAACATTTGCAGTCTATAAAGGAGTCTTCCTGTGTAGGATCTTCCTCTAATGCAGAAACTGATTCCAAGCTACTTTCATTCGCCAATAGTCCACGCCGTGCTAGCAAACATCAAACCACAAAAGATGCTTCTTCAACTAAATCCAGAGTAACATTGTTGGACATTTCAAAAGATGTTACCATAGACAG AATACAACCAATCCCATCGAAAGACTGGCATAAAGAGAGGGCCAGCCGGTGCAATTTTCTACAGGGACTAGTATTATCGACCATTTTGGACGATTTATGA
- the LOC125205956 gene encoding probable galacturonosyltransferase-like 7, whose amino-acid sequence MLWIMRFSGFFSAAMVMIVLSPSFQSFPPAEAIRSSHADSVLRFSTPTHSGDKFSFRRAPAFRNAGECRSPKAENYSVCDPSLVHVAITLDVEYLRGSVAAVHSVLQHTKCPESVFFHFLVPEIGFQSLVRSTFPELKFNVYYFDPERVRNLISSSVRQALEQPLNYARNYLADLLETCVTRVIYLDSDLVVVDDISKLWSTKLGRKTIGAPEYCHANFTKYFTSHFWSNSRFSGVFSGRSPCYFNTGVMVMDLGKWRRFGYTRRIERWMEVQKTSSSRIYELGSLPPFLLVFAGHVAPIEHRWNQHGLGGDNVRGSCRDLHPGPVSLLHWSGSGKPWLRLDSKQPCPLDSLWAPYDLYGHST is encoded by the coding sequence ATGCTGTGGATAATGAGGTTTTCCGGATTCTTTTCGGCGGCGATGGTGATGATTGTGCTCTCCCCCTCCTTCCAGTCCTTCCCGCCGGCGGAGGCGATTCGTTCCTCGCACGCCGATTCGGTGCTCAGATTCTCCACGCCGACGCATTCCGGCGACAAATTCTCCTTCCGCCGCGCACCGGCTTTCCGCAATGCTGGGGAGTGCCGTTCGCCGAAGGCGGAGAATTATAGCGTCTGCGATCCGTCGCTTGTCCACGTAGCGATCACTCTCGACGTCGAGTATCTGCGCGGCTCCGTCGCCGCCGTTCATTCGGTTCTTCAGCATACCAAGTGCCCGGAGAGtgtgtttttccatttcctgGTGCCGGAAATCGGTTTCCAAAGCCTCGTCCGATCCACGTTCCCGGAATTGAAGTTCAATGTGTATTACTTCGATCCGGAGAGAGTGCGGAATCTCATCTCCAGCTCCGTCAGGCAAGCGCTCGAACAGCCGCTCAATTACGCCCGAAATTACCTTGCAGATCTGCTGGAAACATGCGTCACGCGAGTGATCTACCTGGATTCGGATCTCGTCGTCGTCGACGACATTTCGAAGCTCTGGAGCACGAAATTGGGGCGGAAAACGATCGGCGCGCCGGAATACTGCCACGCCAATTTCACAAAATACTTCACCTCGCATTTCTGGTCGAATAGTCGCTTCTCCGGCGTGTTCTCCGGCCGCAGCCCGTGCTACTTCAACACCGGCGTGATGGTGATGGATCTGGGGAAGTGGAGGCGGTTCGGCTACACGCGCCGCATAGAGCGGTGGATGGAGGTGCAGAAGACGAGCTCGAGCCGCATTTACGAGCTCGGCTCACTGCCGCCGTTCCTGCTGGTGTTCGCCGGACACGTAGCGCCGATCGAGCACAGGTGGAATCAGCACGGATTGGGCGGCGACAACGTGCGCGGCAGCTGCAGGGACCTCCACCCCGGCCCCGTCAGCCTGCTGCACTGGAGCGGCAGCGGTAAGCCGTGGCTTCGGCTCGACTCGAAGCAGCCATGCCCTCTCGACTCCTTGTGGGCTCCCTACGATCTGTACGGCCACTCGACATGA